From the genome of Monomorium pharaonis isolate MP-MQ-018 chromosome 2, ASM1337386v2, whole genome shotgun sequence, one region includes:
- the LOC105827866 gene encoding putative uncharacterized protein DDB_G0282133 isoform X1, translated as MEDDVDIYANLPSLNLNLENEDCNCKELKKEYNSLLSKFESLQKIKTNLENNLSSLLKTARAEIARKDKMIGDLRNRLDDITFRRSNRNGYLDFSTHNSSHQPAIKVEDVSLVHSEESETEVHQIEFRQDKSRKLQKDVNRIPTVFGERLHKKIMEYNEEEKKQKALLKLDAEVKTEAIPKNSNVENDKENGSQFSTNNNNECNIRRCSSPESPKRKKLVKRTNEEDYTYKHKRLKIESNENKTTTEETNHNYLTQYDQRDNPAQYEVKYSLVKSENRQNAAHFFKKEEAVLFHTERSRATSEYQDTKQDQSYTNGWKSKAKSNSTKDHDSSTNSFAYNLRNSRSASTSNYVSEEINNSYRKNGYRYSPSRRSYSRSRSDYESLSSRRLRERPSRTYREKKYDDYEYDSRHKNDWLKRNHDSEKNDKKTRYRSKECDHSRNKSRYSSSDAEDRESNSYKKKYENSRRKETINASSNKKLYENNKYNSQYKSDRLNRYHEENDRKTIYRSRERDDLRDKSRYSSSDAEDRGSNSSYKKYENHTIKKETLNVSNNKKPYENKAAKEINFRESSSLRTIVNSTPEPGEILDSPEKKINSTKISTDDTDQNNETIKQVHDSNINGADKNNYDERSNSIIETVIKIEKITDSNIESVSKIQKVDNFSIQSINKEKTNDSNIQNNVEVTEVNNFNNGNNNHEIDSDELRTSTSKVVTKVEAALNCDIEKKDESRALIKSETFHQTSNKTNVEAVCLDDHNNVQNSTNASDDLNEKPSKSSKCDENVPETAMSKLTKVEKTISVQSVVSVGVKRTMSSTVNNKDQSKGILISHRRKAVTLSDSNASMTVLMNTNVAKTLTSSIINNCNDDDSTLKPRACKISRVCVKATCK; from the exons GACTGTAATTGCAAGGAgttaaagaaagaatataattcACTCTTAAGTAAATTCGAAAGTCTTCAGAAGATTAAGACAAATTTGGAAAACAATCTGTCTTCCTTACTCAAAACTGCAAGAGCTGAAATAGCAAGGAAGGATAAAATGATAGGTGATCTCAGAAACCG ATTGGACGACATAACTTTTAGAAGGAGTAACAGGAATGGATATCTAGATTTTTCTACTCATAACTCATCACATCAACCTGCTATAAAGGTTGAAGATGTTTCCTTAGTGCATTCAGAAGAAAGTGAAACTGAAGTGCATCAAATTGAATTTCGTCAGGATAAAAGTAGGAAGTTACAAAAAGATGTTAATCGGATACCTACAGTGTTTGGGGAacgtttacataaaaaaattatggagtATAAtgaggaagaaaaaaagcaaaaagcaTTATTAAAACTTGATGCAGAAGTTAAAACAGAAGCCATTCCTAAAAACAGCAATGTTGAAAACGATAAAGAGAATGGATCTCAATTCAGTACAAATAACAACAATGAATGTAACATCAGACGCTGCTCTAGTCCAG AATCTccaaaacgaaaaaaattagtaaaaaggACAAATGAAGaagattatacatataaacataaacgtctaaaaattgaaagtaatGAGAATAAAACTACAACTGAAGAAACAAATCACAATTACCTTACACAATATGATCAAAGAGACAATCCTGCGCAATATGAGGTAAAATATAGTCTTGTAAAATCTGAAAATCGACAGAACGCagcacatttttttaagaaagaagaagCCGTTTTATTTCACACTGAACGTAGTAGAGCTACTTCAGAGTATCAAGACACAAAACAAGATCAAAGTTATACAAATGGATGGAAAAGCAAGGCGAAAAGTAATTCAACAAAGGATCACGATAGTTCCACGAATAGTTTTGCTTATAATTTACGAAATTCTCGATCTGCTTCGACATCAAATTATGTTTCGGAAGAAATTAACAATAGTTACAGGAAGAATGGGTACAGATATAGCCCGTCAAGAAGAAGCTACTCTAGAAGTAGAAGCGATTACGAGAGTTTGAGCAGTCGTCGTTTACGTGAGAGACCTAGTAGAACATACAGAGAAAAGAAGTACGATGATTATGAATACGATAGTCGACACAAAAACGATTGGTTAAAAAGGAATCACGACAGcgagaaaaatgataaaaaaacaagatacAGGAGTAAAGAATGTGATCATTCACGAAATAAATCTAGATATTCATCAAGCGACGCCGAAGACAGAGAAAGCAATTCCTACAAGAAAAAGTATGAAAATAGCAGGAGAAAGGAAACGATAAATGCTTCAAGTAATAAGAAACTGtacgaaaataataaatacaacagCCAATACAAAAGCGATAGATTAAACAGGTATCATGAAGAAAACGatagaaaaacaatatatagGAGTCGAGAACGTGATGATCTACGAGATAAATCTAGATATTCATCGAGTGACGCCGAAGACAGAGGAAGTAACAGCTCATACAAAAAGTACGAAAatcatacaataaaaaaagaaacattaaatgtttcaaataataagaaaCCATACGAAAATAAAGCTGCAAAAGAGATTAATTTCAGAGAGTCTTCTAGTCTTCGAACAATTGTAAATAGTACACCGGAACCAGGCGAAATTTTGGACAGtcctgagaaaaaaattaattctacgaAAATTTCTACAGATGATACAGATCAGAataatgaaacaattaaaCAAGTGCATGATAGTAATATCAATGGCGctgataaaaataactatgATGAAAGATCAAATTCTATTATTGAAACTGTtattaaaatcgaaaaaataacTGATTCTAATATCGAAAGTGTTTCTAAAATCCAAAAAGTAGATAATTTTAGTATccaaagtattaataaagagaaaacaaaTGATTCTAATATTCAAAACAATGTTGAAGTCACAGaagtgaataattttaataatggtaataataatcatgaaATTGACAGTGATGAATTAAGAACTTCTACTTCTAAAGTTGTTACAAAAGTAGAGGCTGCGCTTAATTGTgacattgagaaaaaagatGAAAGTCGAGCACTAATCAAAAGCGAGACTTTTCATCAAACGTCAAATAAAACCAATGTTGAAGCTGTGTGCCTCGACGATCATAATAATGTTCAGAATTCGACGAACGCTTCTGATGATCTCAACGAGAAACCATCTAAGAGCTCAAAGTGCGATGAAAATGTACCGGAAACAGCAATGTCGAAGCTAACAAAAGTGGAAAAAACAATTAGTGTTCAGTCAGTCGTTAGTGTTGGTGTTAAGAGAACAATGTCGTCTACAGTAAATAATAAGGATCAGAGCAAAGGAATATTAATTTCGCATCGCCGAAAAGCCGTGACACTGAGTGACAGTAACGCGTCTATGACCGTCCTAATGAATACAAATGTAGCGAAAACATTAACATCTTCTATCATTAACAATTGTAATGACGACGATTCTACTTTGAAGCCGCGTGCTTGCAAGATATCACGAGTGTGTGTAAAGGCAACATGTAAATAA
- the LOC105827866 gene encoding putative uncharacterized protein DDB_G0282133 isoform X2, whose amino-acid sequence MRLDDITFRRSNRNGYLDFSTHNSSHQPAIKVEDVSLVHSEESETEVHQIEFRQDKSRKLQKDVNRIPTVFGERLHKKIMEYNEEEKKQKALLKLDAEVKTEAIPKNSNVENDKENGSQFSTNNNNECNIRRCSSPESPKRKKLVKRTNEEDYTYKHKRLKIESNENKTTTEETNHNYLTQYDQRDNPAQYEVKYSLVKSENRQNAAHFFKKEEAVLFHTERSRATSEYQDTKQDQSYTNGWKSKAKSNSTKDHDSSTNSFAYNLRNSRSASTSNYVSEEINNSYRKNGYRYSPSRRSYSRSRSDYESLSSRRLRERPSRTYREKKYDDYEYDSRHKNDWLKRNHDSEKNDKKTRYRSKECDHSRNKSRYSSSDAEDRESNSYKKKYENSRRKETINASSNKKLYENNKYNSQYKSDRLNRYHEENDRKTIYRSRERDDLRDKSRYSSSDAEDRGSNSSYKKYENHTIKKETLNVSNNKKPYENKAAKEINFRESSSLRTIVNSTPEPGEILDSPEKKINSTKISTDDTDQNNETIKQVHDSNINGADKNNYDERSNSIIETVIKIEKITDSNIESVSKIQKVDNFSIQSINKEKTNDSNIQNNVEVTEVNNFNNGNNNHEIDSDELRTSTSKVVTKVEAALNCDIEKKDESRALIKSETFHQTSNKTNVEAVCLDDHNNVQNSTNASDDLNEKPSKSSKCDENVPETAMSKLTKVEKTISVQSVVSVGVKRTMSSTVNNKDQSKGILISHRRKAVTLSDSNASMTVLMNTNVAKTLTSSIINNCNDDDSTLKPRACKISRVCVKATCK is encoded by the exons ATTGGACGACATAACTTTTAGAAGGAGTAACAGGAATGGATATCTAGATTTTTCTACTCATAACTCATCACATCAACCTGCTATAAAGGTTGAAGATGTTTCCTTAGTGCATTCAGAAGAAAGTGAAACTGAAGTGCATCAAATTGAATTTCGTCAGGATAAAAGTAGGAAGTTACAAAAAGATGTTAATCGGATACCTACAGTGTTTGGGGAacgtttacataaaaaaattatggagtATAAtgaggaagaaaaaaagcaaaaagcaTTATTAAAACTTGATGCAGAAGTTAAAACAGAAGCCATTCCTAAAAACAGCAATGTTGAAAACGATAAAGAGAATGGATCTCAATTCAGTACAAATAACAACAATGAATGTAACATCAGACGCTGCTCTAGTCCAG AATCTccaaaacgaaaaaaattagtaaaaaggACAAATGAAGaagattatacatataaacataaacgtctaaaaattgaaagtaatGAGAATAAAACTACAACTGAAGAAACAAATCACAATTACCTTACACAATATGATCAAAGAGACAATCCTGCGCAATATGAGGTAAAATATAGTCTTGTAAAATCTGAAAATCGACAGAACGCagcacatttttttaagaaagaagaagCCGTTTTATTTCACACTGAACGTAGTAGAGCTACTTCAGAGTATCAAGACACAAAACAAGATCAAAGTTATACAAATGGATGGAAAAGCAAGGCGAAAAGTAATTCAACAAAGGATCACGATAGTTCCACGAATAGTTTTGCTTATAATTTACGAAATTCTCGATCTGCTTCGACATCAAATTATGTTTCGGAAGAAATTAACAATAGTTACAGGAAGAATGGGTACAGATATAGCCCGTCAAGAAGAAGCTACTCTAGAAGTAGAAGCGATTACGAGAGTTTGAGCAGTCGTCGTTTACGTGAGAGACCTAGTAGAACATACAGAGAAAAGAAGTACGATGATTATGAATACGATAGTCGACACAAAAACGATTGGTTAAAAAGGAATCACGACAGcgagaaaaatgataaaaaaacaagatacAGGAGTAAAGAATGTGATCATTCACGAAATAAATCTAGATATTCATCAAGCGACGCCGAAGACAGAGAAAGCAATTCCTACAAGAAAAAGTATGAAAATAGCAGGAGAAAGGAAACGATAAATGCTTCAAGTAATAAGAAACTGtacgaaaataataaatacaacagCCAATACAAAAGCGATAGATTAAACAGGTATCATGAAGAAAACGatagaaaaacaatatatagGAGTCGAGAACGTGATGATCTACGAGATAAATCTAGATATTCATCGAGTGACGCCGAAGACAGAGGAAGTAACAGCTCATACAAAAAGTACGAAAatcatacaataaaaaaagaaacattaaatgtttcaaataataagaaaCCATACGAAAATAAAGCTGCAAAAGAGATTAATTTCAGAGAGTCTTCTAGTCTTCGAACAATTGTAAATAGTACACCGGAACCAGGCGAAATTTTGGACAGtcctgagaaaaaaattaattctacgaAAATTTCTACAGATGATACAGATCAGAataatgaaacaattaaaCAAGTGCATGATAGTAATATCAATGGCGctgataaaaataactatgATGAAAGATCAAATTCTATTATTGAAACTGTtattaaaatcgaaaaaataacTGATTCTAATATCGAAAGTGTTTCTAAAATCCAAAAAGTAGATAATTTTAGTATccaaagtattaataaagagaaaacaaaTGATTCTAATATTCAAAACAATGTTGAAGTCACAGaagtgaataattttaataatggtaataataatcatgaaATTGACAGTGATGAATTAAGAACTTCTACTTCTAAAGTTGTTACAAAAGTAGAGGCTGCGCTTAATTGTgacattgagaaaaaagatGAAAGTCGAGCACTAATCAAAAGCGAGACTTTTCATCAAACGTCAAATAAAACCAATGTTGAAGCTGTGTGCCTCGACGATCATAATAATGTTCAGAATTCGACGAACGCTTCTGATGATCTCAACGAGAAACCATCTAAGAGCTCAAAGTGCGATGAAAATGTACCGGAAACAGCAATGTCGAAGCTAACAAAAGTGGAAAAAACAATTAGTGTTCAGTCAGTCGTTAGTGTTGGTGTTAAGAGAACAATGTCGTCTACAGTAAATAATAAGGATCAGAGCAAAGGAATATTAATTTCGCATCGCCGAAAAGCCGTGACACTGAGTGACAGTAACGCGTCTATGACCGTCCTAATGAATACAAATGTAGCGAAAACATTAACATCTTCTATCATTAACAATTGTAATGACGACGATTCTACTTTGAAGCCGCGTGCTTGCAAGATATCACGAGTGTGTGTAAAGGCAACATGTAAATAA
- the LOC105827869 gene encoding transmembrane protein 35A → MSIVLKSLSVLLGIFFVFVGTMKLTSHISKDLHKDLRKEYVKYAKVFPLSGTLDFKVPSKWYRRVVGSLEIICGLAMAIIPSHKVKNLSNTVLCLLMLMAVYSHYMVNDKFERIAPALVFFFMLTGRLVIDWQLRREEAKSVTANGVDDKTKKQD, encoded by the exons ATGTCTATAGTGCTCAAGTCGCTTTCGGTGCTCCTCGGCATATTCTTCGTCTTCGTCGGCACCATGAAACTGACGTCGCACATCAGCAAAGACTTGCACAAGGACCTG aGGAAAGAATATGTCAAGTACGCAAAAGTATTTCCGCTCTCAGGAACACTTGACTTCAAAGTACCAAGCAAATGGTATCGAAGAGTTGTCGGGTCACTCGAAATCATCTGCGGCCTCGCTATGGCAATTATTCCAAGTC ACAAAGTTAAGAACTTATCGAACACGGTGCTGTGTCTCTTGATGCTGATGGCCGTGTACTCTCACTACATGGTCAACGATAAATTCGAGAGAATCGCCCCGGCACTG GTATTCTTCTTTATGTTGACGGGGCGACTGGTCATCGACTGGCAGCTCAGGCGAGAAGAGGCGAAATCGGTGACGGCGAACGGTGTCGATGATAAAACTAAGAAGCAAGACTGA
- the LOC105827870 gene encoding vacuolar protein sorting-associated protein VTA1 homolog translates to MALTGPDLPKVPIPLKSIQPYLTVATKHDQRDSVVSYWCRLYALQTGLKLSTKTSEETTLLMKLMDWLEATKKQLHDNEAITNDVAAQAHIENWALKLFLYADKNDRAANFSKNVLQSFYTAQILYDVLTLFGELSVEATQNRKYAQWKAAYIHNCQINGETPVPGPMKEQDDESNTVNTSSIDNDGEPKSNVEPESPKDNIFPSVPSIPASPPAAKTQSFESEDDMYKTESGTNLSVEQIGKAQKFIKWASSALDYDDIATSVMNLRNALHLLTTGQEPV, encoded by the exons ATGGCACTGACAGGACCCGACTTGCCGAAAGTTCCAATTCCTTTAAAAAGCATACAGCCATATCTCACAGTCGCAACGAAGCATGACCAGCGGGATAGTGTTGTCAGTTATTGGT GTCGACTGTATGCGCTTCAAACTGGATTAAAGCTCTCGACCAAGACGTCAGAGGAGACCACTCTTTTGATGAAGTTAATGGATTGGTTAGAAGcaacaaaaaaacaattgcACGACAATGAAGCTATCACTAACGACGTAGCCGCTCAAGCGCATATAGAAAATTGGGCCTTGAAGCTTTTCTTATATGCCGATAAGAATGACAGGGCTGCAAACTTTTCTAAGAATGTACTGCAGAGCTTTTACACTGCTCAGATATTGTATGATGTATTGACACTGTTTGGAGAATTGAGCGTCGAGGCGACGCAGAATCGCAAGTATGCTCAATGGAAAGCAGCTTATATTCACAATTGTCAAATAAATGGAGAAACGCCAGTGCCTGGGCCGATGAAGGAACAAGATGATGAAAGTAATACCGTCAATACATCATCAATTGACAATG ATGGAGAGCCTAAATCAAATGTAGAGCCCGAAAGTCCTAAggataatatttttccaagCGTTCCATCTATCCCTGCAAGTCCACCAGCTGCAAAAACACAATCATTTGAGTCGGAAGATGATATGTATAAAACTGAAA GTGGTACCAACTTGTCAGTTGAGCAAATTGGTAAGgctcaaaaatttattaaatgggCAAGCAGTGCATTAGACTATGATGACATAGCTACTTCTGTAATGAACCTTCGGAATGCTTTGCATCTTTTAACTACTGGCCAGGAGCCCGTGtag